A portion of the Alistipes sp. ZOR0009 genome contains these proteins:
- a CDS encoding NUDIX hydrolase, with the protein MEQASVIPNISVDCAIFSYDKGCLKVLVRKEFIPTPNGTELRYKLPGNHMFYNERMEDTASRTLLEQTGAQNIFMSQFSVFSNLDRLNRDNDEYQWIKDNGLIHERVITIGFYSLIKPNQPKKIKLIDRAEWMNVNDTFELIFDHREILNAALKQLSLDMLVHPIIFELLPQKFTLGQLQNLFELILNQKFDKRNFRRKISGMKFLVATDELQEGVAHKPAQLYRFDKKLYNKHKKENFEFIL; encoded by the coding sequence GTGGAGCAAGCATCTGTCATTCCCAACATATCTGTAGATTGTGCAATATTTTCATACGACAAAGGTTGTCTTAAAGTCTTAGTACGTAAGGAGTTTATTCCCACACCAAACGGCACAGAGTTGAGGTATAAGCTACCAGGAAATCATATGTTCTACAACGAACGAATGGAGGACACGGCCTCCAGAACGCTGCTGGAGCAAACTGGGGCACAGAATATATTTATGTCACAATTCAGCGTTTTCAGCAACCTCGACCGGCTAAATAGGGATAACGACGAGTACCAATGGATTAAAGATAACGGGCTTATCCACGAAAGGGTTATCACAATTGGATTCTACTCTCTGATTAAACCTAATCAGCCCAAAAAAATTAAGCTGATAGACAGGGCTGAATGGATGAATGTAAACGACACCTTCGAGCTAATATTCGACCATCGCGAGATCCTGAACGCTGCGCTCAAGCAGCTAAGCCTGGATATGCTTGTCCATCCCATAATATTTGAACTTCTGCCCCAGAAGTTCACACTAGGGCAGCTACAGAATCTGTTTGAGCTGATCCTAAACCAGAAGTTTGACAAACGTAACTTCCGTCGTAAAATATCGGGAATGAAATTTCTGGTGGCAACAGATGAGCTGCAGGAGGGTGTTGCCCATAAGCCCGCACAGCTTTATCGATTTGATAAAAAGCTTTATAACAAGCACAAAAAGGAAAATTTCGAGTTTATACTATAA
- a CDS encoding SemiSWEET family sugar transporter, whose translation MSTLEIVGSMAAILSTLNQFPQAYKVYKTNDTRSISFAMYCIVEVAIILWLVYGLMLWDGPLIWANALSLIPITYVFIKKGIHTITRKDQEPQRLE comes from the coding sequence ATGAGCACATTAGAAATTGTAGGATCAATGGCCGCCATTCTCTCTACGTTAAACCAATTTCCTCAAGCATATAAGGTTTACAAAACAAACGACACAAGAAGCATCTCATTTGCCATGTACTGCATTGTGGAAGTGGCCATTATTCTATGGCTGGTATACGGATTAATGCTGTGGGATGGTCCGCTTATATGGGCTAATGCTCTATCGCTTATTCCTATTACCTATGTATTTATCAAAAAAGGCATCCATACCATAACCCGTAAGGATCAAGAGCCACAGAGACTGGAATAG